The Faecalibacterium prausnitzii genome includes a window with the following:
- a CDS encoding DUF3846 domain-containing protein yields the protein MKVLRIKPMCRPEVIDIDGSLESLQKEVGGLIQATYPWDDKVALICNDEGKLMGLEFNRPLYNADAQMYDYVVGTFLIVGLTEDDFGSLSVEMIEKYTRMFRRCYGLLEDEDGKRYIVCMKPKQ from the coding sequence ATGAAAGTATTGCGTATCAAACCGATGTGCCGACCGGAGGTCATCGACATTGATGGCTCGTTGGAATCTCTGCAGAAAGAGGTTGGCGGCTTGATTCAAGCAACCTACCCGTGGGACGACAAAGTTGCTCTTATTTGTAATGATGAGGGCAAACTCATGGGCTTGGAGTTCAACCGGCCGCTTTATAATGCTGACGCTCAGATGTACGACTATGTAGTTGGTACATTTCTGATTGTAGGCTTGACCGAAGATGACTTTGGCTCTCTTTCGGTTGAGATGATCGAGAAATACACCAGGATGTTTCGCCGCTGCTATGGTCTGCTTGAGGACGAGGACGGTAAAAGATATATTGTGTGCATGAAGCCGAAGCAGTAA